In Malus sylvestris chromosome 15, drMalSylv7.2, whole genome shotgun sequence, a single genomic region encodes these proteins:
- the LOC126605105 gene encoding cytokinin dehydrogenase 3-like — translation MAESFPFPTFLILIFLIILSGLTFTMGYKLRDDPEAIKLASSDFGHIHRYNPAAVLYPASINDISSLIKFSNNVSTPFSIAARGHGHSTRGQAMAPNGVVVDMTSLKNYRPHVSGISVNSSNNSGININNNDNYADVGGGQLWIDVLHATLEHGLTPVSWTDYLYLTVGGTLSNAGISGSAFRFGPQITNVYEMDVVTGQGGFVTCSPQKNSELFFGVLGGLGQFGIITRARIALEPAPKRVKWVRMLYSDFSTFARDQERLISLNGRKQSNALDYLEGSLMLNRGPPDNWRSSFFPQSSHSRIISLVTKRGIIYCLEVSKYYDEHTETTVKKELELLFKGLCFLPGFLFEKDVSYVDFLNRVRSGEEKLHSQGQWDVPHPWLNLFIPKSSISDFDAGVFKDIVLRRNITTGPVLVYPMNRTKWDDRMSAVIPQEDVFYTVGFLHSSGFDDWEAFEEQNEEILGFCDRAGLEVKQYLPHIKTQQGWINHFGSKWKAFLKKKALFDPKRILSPGQRIFNN, via the exons ATGGCTGAGAGTTTTCCCTTCCCAACATTTCTTATACTCATATTCTTGATCATTCTGAGCGGTCTGACTTTCACCATGGGTTATAAACTTCGTGACGATCCAGAAGCCATTAAATTAGCTTCTAGTGATTTTGGTCACATTCATAGATACAACCCAGCAGCCGTTTTGTACCCAGCTTCCATAAACGACATTTCAAGCTTGATCAAATTCTCAAACAATGTTTCGACTCCTTTCAGCATAGCTGCTCGAGGCCACGGTCATTCCACCAGAGGACAGGCCATGGCCCCGAACGGTGTTGTGGTGGACATGACCTCACTGAAAAATTACCGTCCACATGTATCTGGAATTAGTGTTAATTCTTCTAATAATTCGGgtattaatattaataataatgataattaCGCTGATGTGGGAGGTGGACAGCTTTGGATTGATGTGCTGCATGCCACATTAGAACATGGACTTACACCGGTCTCGTGGACCGACTACCTGTACTTAACCGTTGGCGGGACTCTCTCCAACGCTGGCATCAGCGGCTCGGCCTTCCGGTTTGGTCCTCAGATTACCAATGTTTATGAAATGGATGTTGTCACTG GACAAGGGGGTTTTGTGACTTGCTCCCCACAAAAAAACTCTGAGCTCTTCTTTGGAGTCCTGGGAGGATTAGGTCAATTTGGGATTATAACTAGGGCAAGAATTGCCCTAGAGCCAGCACCTAAGAGG GTCAAGTGGGTACGAATGCTTTACAGTGACTTCTCTACCTTTGCCAGAGACCAAGAACGTTTAATTTCTCTCAATGGAAGAAAACAAAGCAACGCCCTCGATTATTTGGAAGGTTCACTTATGTTGAACCGGGGTCCTCCGGATAACTGGAGATCCTCCTTTTTTCCACAATCTTCTCACTCAAGAATTATTTCTCTTGTAACCAAACGTGGCATCATTTATTGTCTCGAAGTATCCAAATACTATGACGAGCACACTGAAACGACCGTGAAGAAG GAACTTGAACTTCTATTCAAAGGGTTGTGCTTTCTTCCTGGATTTTTGTTTGAGAAGGATGTGTCTTATGTCGATTTTCTGAATAGAGTTAGAAGTGGAGAggaaaagcttcactcacaaggACAATGGGATGTCCCTCATCCATGGCTGAATCTTTTTATTCCAAAAAGTAGCATCTCGGACTTTGATGCAGGAGTGTTCAAGGACATTGTTCTCAGGAGAAACATTACCACAGGACCAGTCCTCGTTTATCCAATGAACCGGACCAA ATGGGATGATAGGATGTCAGCGGTTATACCTCAAGAAGATGTTTTCTACACCGTAGGATTTTTGCATTCAAGTGGGTTTGACGATTGGGAAGCATTTGAGGAGCAAAACGAAGAGATATTAGGGTTTTGTGACAGGGCTGGTTTAGAGGTTAAGCAGTACCTTCCTCACATAAAAACACAGCAAGGTTGGATAAACCACTTTGGCTCTAAATGGAAAGCCTTCCTGAAGAAGAAAGCTTTGTTCGACCCCAAGAGGATACTCTCTCCAGGACAAAGAATTTTCAATAATTAA
- the LOC126605103 gene encoding translation machinery-associated protein 22-like, translated as MAGKPQPVRVLYCAVCSLPAEYCEFGPDFEKCKPWLIQNAPDLYPDLVKEANAKETDKVANQLQSTGISSGGGDGAASSAPKEEVKRLPGGKIKKKDKQEVTIEKVTRNKRKCITTVKGLELFGVKLSDASKKLGKKFATGASVVKGPTEKDQIDVQGDIAYDIVEFITDTWPDVPEAAIFFIEDGRKVPAA; from the exons ATGGCGGGGAAGCCCCAACCGGTTCGCGTACTGTACTGCGCGGTGTGCAGTTTGCCTGCAGAGTACTGTGAATTCGGACCCGATTTCGAGAAATGCAAGCCATGGTTGATCCAAAACGCCCCGGACCTTTACCCGGATCTCGTTAAAG AGGCTAATGCTAAGGAAACTGATAAAGTAGCCAACCAGTTGCAGTCCACTGGTATTTCTTCTGGAGGTGGTGATGGAGCTGCTTCTTCAG CACCTAAAGAAGAAGTCAAGCGTCTTCCAGGCGGGAAGATTAAGAAGAAG GATAAGCAAGAAGTTACGATTGAAAAGGTTACACGTAATAAGCGAAAATGTATCACCACTGTGAAAGGACTGGAGCTTTTTG GTGTCAAACTTAGTGACGCTTCAAAGAAATTGGGTAAAAAGTTTGCTACAGGAGCCTCTGTTGTTAAG GGGCCAACTGAGAAGGACCAAATTGATGTTCAAGGAGATATAGCCTATGACATTGTGGAGTTCATTACGGATACTTGGCCTGAT GTCCCAGAAGCTGCAATTTTCTTTATTGAAGATGGCAGGAAGGTCCCTGCTGCTTGA
- the LOC126605104 gene encoding cytokinin dehydrogenase 4-like isoform X2 yields MAENFAVPKYLTTMSLILGFMVLFTTGTSVLLPALGDISGFLRNDTESINSTSTDYGHIVYQYASAVLNPTSPNDIASLILSANNNSAPFSVAARGQGHSVRGQALTSDGVVINMTALISNGSRIVVFESPSLGSYADVGGEQRWIDVLRATLDRGLTPVSWTDYLYLSVGGTLSNAGISGQTFRYGPQIYNVYELDVVTGELVTCSSNKVPGLFYAVLGGLGQFGIITRARIPLEPAPNRAKWVRMMYRNFSAFSKDQERLMANNGFDYLEGFLLMKQGPLDLSFYPLLDQPRITALINQYGIIYYIEAAKYYGDSTRPTVDKVVEKLINGLSFVPGFLFDQDVSYIDFLDRVHTEEEKLRSLGLWDIAHPWLNIFVPKSRILDIDSGVFRNILLKQNVPTAVTLIYPMNRKKWDGRMSAVIPDEDVFYVVGLLHASGFNDWQAFDEVNRQILQFCNDAGILVKQYLPHYETQEDWKNHFGTKWQSFRDRKVRFDPNKILAPGQRIFSVY; encoded by the exons atggctgaGAATTTTGCAGTTCCAAAATACTTGACAACCATGAGTTTAATCCTAGGGTTTATGGTGTTATTCACAACCGGGACAAGTGTACTCCTACCCGCACTCGGGGATATCTCCGGCTTCCTTCGAAATGATACCGAATCCATCAATTCAACCTCAACCGATTATGGCCATATAGTTTATCAATACGCATCTGCAGTTCTTAATCCAACGTCGCCAAATGACATCGCAAGTTTAATCCTATCCGCAAACAACAATTCTGCGCCTTTCAGTGTAGCTGCTAGAGGCCAGGGCCATTCTGTTCGTGGACAGGCCCTGACCTCTGATGGCGTTGTCATAAACATGACAGCTTTGATCAGTAATGGGTCTAGAATTGTAGTCTTTGAGAGCCCTTCTTTGGGTTCTTATGCTGATGTTGGAGGTGAGCAGCGTTGGATCGATGTGTTGCGTGCTACACTCGACCGTGGTCTTACTCCAGTTTCATGGACTGACTACCTCTACCTCAGCGTTGGTGGCACGCTCAGTAACGCCGGAATCAGTGGGCAAACGTTTCGTTATGGACCTCAAATCTACAATGTCTATGAACTCGATGTTGTTACAG GGGAATTAGTTACATGCTCCTCAAACAAGGTGCCAGGGCTATTTTATGCTGTTCTCGGAGGCTTGGGCCAATTTGGTATAATAACCAGAGCAAGGATTCCCCTAGAGCCAGCTCCGAACAGG GCTAAATGGGTTCGAATGATGTACAGAAACTTCTCTGCATTTTCAAAAGATCAAGAACGTTTAATGGCAAACAACGGATTCGATTATTTAGAAGGTTTCCTTCTAATGAAGCAGGGTCCTCTAGACCTTTCCTTTTACCCATTACTCGATCAACCAAGAATAACAGCTTTAATAAATCAATACGGCATCATCTACTACATAGAAGCAGCTAAATATTATGGTGATAGCACTCGACCAACAGTGGACAAG GTAGTTGAAAAATTGATCAACGGGTTAAGCTTCGTTCCGGGATTTTTATTCGATCAAGATGTATCGTACATAGATTTTCTGGATAGAGTGCACACTGAAGAGGAAAAACTTCGATCACTTGGACTATGGGATATTGCGCATCCATGGCTGAATATCTTTGTACCAAAATCACGAATTTTGGACATTGATTCGGGTGTTTTCAGGAACATTCTTCTCAAACAAAATGTTCCTACGGCAGTAACCCTCATTTACCCCATGAACCGAAAAAA GTGGGACGGTAGGATGTCTGCAGTTATTCCAGATGAAGATGTTTTCTATGTTGTAGGGCTCTTGCATGCAAGCGGATTCAATGACTGGCAGGCATTTGATGAAGTAAACAGACAAATACTGCAATTTTGTAATGATGCTGGCATTCTGGTTAAGCAGTACCTTCCCCACTATGAAACACAGGAGGATTGGAAAAACCATTTCGGAACAAAGTGGCAAAGTTTCCGAGACAGGAAAGTTAGGTTTGATCCAAACAAGATATTAGCACCAGGACAAAGGATTTTCAGTGTTTATTAA
- the LOC126605104 gene encoding cytokinin dehydrogenase 4-like isoform X1 encodes MAENFAVPKYLTTMSLILGFMVLFTTGTSVLLPALGDISGFLRNDTESINSTSTDYGHIVYQYASAVLNPTSPNDIASLILSANNNSAPFSVAARGQGHSVRGQALTSDGVVINMTALISNGSRIVVFESPSLGSYADVGGEQRWIDVLRATLDRGLTPVSWTDYLYLSVGGTLSNAGISGQTFRYGPQIYNVYELDVVTGKGELVTCSSNKVPGLFYAVLGGLGQFGIITRARIPLEPAPNRAKWVRMMYRNFSAFSKDQERLMANNGFDYLEGFLLMKQGPLDLSFYPLLDQPRITALINQYGIIYYIEAAKYYGDSTRPTVDKVVEKLINGLSFVPGFLFDQDVSYIDFLDRVHTEEEKLRSLGLWDIAHPWLNIFVPKSRILDIDSGVFRNILLKQNVPTAVTLIYPMNRKKWDGRMSAVIPDEDVFYVVGLLHASGFNDWQAFDEVNRQILQFCNDAGILVKQYLPHYETQEDWKNHFGTKWQSFRDRKVRFDPNKILAPGQRIFSVY; translated from the exons atggctgaGAATTTTGCAGTTCCAAAATACTTGACAACCATGAGTTTAATCCTAGGGTTTATGGTGTTATTCACAACCGGGACAAGTGTACTCCTACCCGCACTCGGGGATATCTCCGGCTTCCTTCGAAATGATACCGAATCCATCAATTCAACCTCAACCGATTATGGCCATATAGTTTATCAATACGCATCTGCAGTTCTTAATCCAACGTCGCCAAATGACATCGCAAGTTTAATCCTATCCGCAAACAACAATTCTGCGCCTTTCAGTGTAGCTGCTAGAGGCCAGGGCCATTCTGTTCGTGGACAGGCCCTGACCTCTGATGGCGTTGTCATAAACATGACAGCTTTGATCAGTAATGGGTCTAGAATTGTAGTCTTTGAGAGCCCTTCTTTGGGTTCTTATGCTGATGTTGGAGGTGAGCAGCGTTGGATCGATGTGTTGCGTGCTACACTCGACCGTGGTCTTACTCCAGTTTCATGGACTGACTACCTCTACCTCAGCGTTGGTGGCACGCTCAGTAACGCCGGAATCAGTGGGCAAACGTTTCGTTATGGACCTCAAATCTACAATGTCTATGAACTCGATGTTGTTACAG gGAAAGGGGAATTAGTTACATGCTCCTCAAACAAGGTGCCAGGGCTATTTTATGCTGTTCTCGGAGGCTTGGGCCAATTTGGTATAATAACCAGAGCAAGGATTCCCCTAGAGCCAGCTCCGAACAGG GCTAAATGGGTTCGAATGATGTACAGAAACTTCTCTGCATTTTCAAAAGATCAAGAACGTTTAATGGCAAACAACGGATTCGATTATTTAGAAGGTTTCCTTCTAATGAAGCAGGGTCCTCTAGACCTTTCCTTTTACCCATTACTCGATCAACCAAGAATAACAGCTTTAATAAATCAATACGGCATCATCTACTACATAGAAGCAGCTAAATATTATGGTGATAGCACTCGACCAACAGTGGACAAG GTAGTTGAAAAATTGATCAACGGGTTAAGCTTCGTTCCGGGATTTTTATTCGATCAAGATGTATCGTACATAGATTTTCTGGATAGAGTGCACACTGAAGAGGAAAAACTTCGATCACTTGGACTATGGGATATTGCGCATCCATGGCTGAATATCTTTGTACCAAAATCACGAATTTTGGACATTGATTCGGGTGTTTTCAGGAACATTCTTCTCAAACAAAATGTTCCTACGGCAGTAACCCTCATTTACCCCATGAACCGAAAAAA GTGGGACGGTAGGATGTCTGCAGTTATTCCAGATGAAGATGTTTTCTATGTTGTAGGGCTCTTGCATGCAAGCGGATTCAATGACTGGCAGGCATTTGATGAAGTAAACAGACAAATACTGCAATTTTGTAATGATGCTGGCATTCTGGTTAAGCAGTACCTTCCCCACTATGAAACACAGGAGGATTGGAAAAACCATTTCGGAACAAAGTGGCAAAGTTTCCGAGACAGGAAAGTTAGGTTTGATCCAAACAAGATATTAGCACCAGGACAAAGGATTTTCAGTGTTTATTAA